The segment GCCGCCGCGATGGCCGCGACACCACCGATGATCAGGATGCCGGCGAGCACGTCCCCCCCGCTGATCCCGCCGCGATCGCGGCGATGGCGCCACCCACCATAATGGCCGCCCCAGCCACCGCTGTTCCAGCCTCCGGGGCCGCGGGCCAGCGCCGGCGTCGCCGAGGTAGCAAGCAGCGCCGCGATCACGGCAGCGCCAGCGGATTTGCGCAGAATGGCCATCGACTCGATCCACCTTCACCAAGGCCCCGGGCCGGAGCCGATGCTCCTCCTTGGACCAGAGGTGCTTTCAAGACGATGAACCGAAACGGCCCGCCGTCCGCACCTGAATACGGACGGCAGGAACCCGCCTTATTTCGGCTCGGCGATCGACAGCCCGGTCCATTTCGCGATGAACGCGTACATGTCCGACGCTTCCTCGATGATCTTGTCGGTCGGCTTGCCCGAGCCATGGCCAGCGCGCGTCTCGATCCGGATCAGATGCGGCTTGGCACCGATATTCGCTGCCTGCAGCGCCGCCGTATATTTGAAGCTGTGCCCGGGAACCACCCGGTCATCGGTATCCGCCGTGGTGACGAGGATCGCCGGATAGTCCACGCCAGCCTTGACGTTGTGATAGGGCGAATAGCTGTAGAGTTTGTGGAAATCGGCTTCCTTTGCGGGATAGCCGTAATCGTCCACCCAGTAGCGGCCCGCCGTCCAGCGGTCGAAACGGAGCATGTCCATCACGCCCACCGCCGGCAGCGCCGCGGCAAAAAGGTCGGGCCGCTGGTTGACGACCGCGCCGATCAGCAACCCGCCGTTCGAACGCCCCTCGACCGCAAGCTGCCCCTTGCCAGTGATGCCCTGCGCGATCAGATATTCGCCGGCGGCGATGAAATCGTCGAACACATTCTGCTTGTTCTGCAAACGGCCGCCATCATGCCATTCCTTGCCATATTCGCCGCCACCGCGAAGATTGGCGATGGCCAGCACCCCGCCCTGCTCCAGCCAGGCAAGGCGCGTGGCCGAAAAGCTGGGCGTGACCGAGATCTGGAAACCGCCATAGCCATAAAGCAGCGTGGGGGCGCCACCCGCGGGCGCCGCGCCCTTCTTGCGCACGATGAAGAGCGGTACCTTGGTGCCGTCCTTAGACGTGTAGAATTGCTGGGCCGTTTCGTATTGCGCGGGGTCGAACGCGACCTTGGGCTGCGCGAAGGTGCTGACCGCACCGGTCGCCGTGTCGAGACGGTAAACGGTGGGCGCCGCCGCAAAGCTGGAAAAGCTGTAAAAGGTCTCGCTGTCGCCCGCCTTGCCGCCAAAGCCGTAAGCCGTGCCGATCCCCGGCAATGTCACATCGCCGGCGGGCTTGCCGTCCAAGCTCACCATCTTCGCTTCGGAGCGCGCGTCGCGCAGATAGGTGAGCACGATCTTGTCGCCCACCATGCTCGCCCCGGTCAGCGTCGCATCACTCTGGGCGATCAACTCTATGGGCGCCGCCTTGGGCTTGGCGATATCGAGCGTCACCACGCGCTGGCGCGGGGCATCCTTGTCGGTGACGAAATAGAAAAGCGTGCCCTTGTTGCCGACCAGCTGCCAGCTATTCTCAAGCCCGGCAATGAGCGTGAGCGGCTTGGCGCTCTTCGCCTGCAGATCGATGACGTTCACTTCGTAACGTGCATCGGTGCCCTGCGTCGATGTGACGACAAGATAGCGGCCGTCATCGGTGACCTCTGCCGAATGGCCGAGCGCCGGGCGCTCGGGCGTGCGGTAGATCAGCGTATCGGCCGATTGCGGCGT is part of the Sphingomonas sp. C3-2 genome and harbors:
- a CDS encoding prolyl oligopeptidase family serine peptidase; the encoded protein is MRRALALASLPLIAMIPTMLNAKSAADAVPDARQQMPARLVYPATARENVTDTQFGVQVADPYRWLENDVRVDPKVKQWVDSENAVTNAYLATLPGRDVLKARMAKLLDFERFDVPRKAGSRYFYTRNDGLQNQSVLYVQDGLSAERRVLINPNDWAKDGATALAEWKPSGDGQKLVYAIQDGGSDWRTVRVLDVASGKVLDDEVKWVKYSNLDWAKDGSGFYYSRFDAPAEGEAFQSLSTNQQVWFHKVGTPQSADTLIYRTPERPALGHSAEVTDDGRYLVVTSTQGTDARYEVNVIDLQAKSAKPLTLIAGLENSWQLVGNKGTLFYFVTDKDAPRQRVVTLDIAKPKAAPIELIAQSDATLTGASMVGDKIVLTYLRDARSEAKMVSLDGKPAGDVTLPGIGTAYGFGGKAGDSETFYSFSSFAAAPTVYRLDTATGAVSTFAQPKVAFDPAQYETAQQFYTSKDGTKVPLFIVRKKGAAPAGGAPTLLYGYGGFQISVTPSFSATRLAWLEQGGVLAIANLRGGGEYGKEWHDGGRLQNKQNVFDDFIAAGEYLIAQGITGKGQLAVEGRSNGGLLIGAVVNQRPDLFAAALPAVGVMDMLRFDRWTAGRYWVDDYGYPAKEADFHKLYSYSPYHNVKAGVDYPAILVTTADTDDRVVPGHSFKYTAALQAANIGAKPHLIRIETRAGHGSGKPTDKIIEEASDMYAFIAKWTGLSIAEPK